The following DNA comes from Mugil cephalus isolate CIBA_MC_2020 chromosome 6, CIBA_Mcephalus_1.1, whole genome shotgun sequence.
CATGGAAAAGGCTACTGATGTCTACAACAAGTTAAAACTTCGCTTCGTGGGCAAGGCAGAGGTGGCAGCTAAACCtaaaacagagaacaaagaagaggaggaagatggtgAGAAGGAGACACACGATGCAGGTAAAAGGacacattttgtatttcttaGTTTTATGCAGTCTGTGTTGAGGCTTGGTACACTTGTAGTTTCTTACATAAAACTACAACCTTTGCAGATTCTACTCCTGTAAATGGGGAATCAGAGCAGAAAAAGAATGACACAGAGGTTGAGGAAAAACCAAAATCGCCTGCACCAGAGGAGAACAACGACGAAGCCTCTTCAAGTCCAAACAGGTGACGTAAAACAGTGTATAACATCTCTGCTCGGTATTCAGTCATGACATGTGGTAAATGAACAAGACGGGTGTATTCATTTATGCCTTCATTTAGAGACCTAATACATGTTGACTGAGAGCACACATAAAAGGACCAACCCATTTTTAAACACATGGAAATCTTTTCTgtttaaacacacatgtaaGTGTGATTTTAAGCACATCGTTCGTTGCTACTGATTGTGTGCTTTCTCTTCAGACGGAGCCCTGACAGCCCAGCTGATCAACTGACACACACGTATGAAGAAGCAGACAACTCCATCTCTGCAGAGATGGAACCACCTGCCATAGAAAGCTAAAGGACCCTTAAGAACCACTGCAGTGGACCAAGTGCTAAAAGATGGTGGCCTCTGTTTGACGTCATACAGTGCTCCTCGCCCTACAACATGGCAACACACACCCAGCATTTCCTACAGTAACTGTCGATATAGATGTTCTGGACATTTGGCACTACGATGATATCAAACCAGAAACCCCTTTTTGTTCACACCTTTTGGTCCATTATTTATCGCAGCAAAAAGGAAAGCTTACTAGCGTCATAGTTTGTGGCACTGCGCaaacctctttttttatttctgaattgTTCCTTTTATACGACATTTGGCCCGTCCTGGATCGTCACCTCTGAAACCCCTGCTCATGGCTACTTTGTTCTTTGTACAATATGAACTcgtattttgtttgttcatacCTTATGCACATTGAATGATACATTTTTAGCACCTCTAACTGGACATTATCTTGGGGTAGTATGAGAAGAAACTTTAATGATTCTTGCAGGGAATCGGGGAAGCAATGCTGTTAATTTGTTGCTTTGAAGATTTTGTGCAGCCCTAACATCcattggtttcattttataaagCCTGCAAAACATCACAAATGCCTCTTGTCTGCGTGTATGACACTGTGAGAGTGGTAAAGTACTATTTGTGAGTCTTATATGTTacgtatttttttaattatcaggTCTTGATCCAGTTACTCTAGTATGAAATGtcacttttactgtttttcacTGAGGTCCACCTACTTTTTTTATAACCTTGTTTTCATATAGTTCCAGTTTTGTCTAAAATAACAATTTATGTGGAGTAAAACAACATGCACTCCCCTCTCCCCTAGTGTCTGCTTTCAGTAACTTGCATAAATGGAATAACCATACAGATGAATACCTGCCCTTGAAAGCTATCGAGATCTCCTGTAGCTGCAGCCTATTTGGACATTTTTCTTGTCATGTGCATACAGGTGTTTTTAGTGCTATGTAAATTGGTAAAGCATTTCTATCGTTTAGTTGAGACTTGAATAAAAATCTCAGCAtggttttgtttctatttttcgTGTTTTCCGGTGTTTACAACgtgcttttcattcatttgaaagtGCCACAATAACTTAGCTACTTAATTAACTGTAGGCTTCTAGTGACAGATTAACATTTCTCTCGACTGTCGGGCTTTAGAGCAATTATACAACAAACTCTGAGAGCGACTGTGCtatgtttgtgtaatttaaCAAGTGTGCTATCATCAAGCAACGAGGCTCGAACAGTAGCGGGGGACTAGACCTTTAATTCCACCGGTTCCCATATGAGAATCTCGCATAATACTCCAGTCAGCTGACTTTAGACGCCATTTTGTCAGCCATTTCCTACACTGATCCATTGCCAGCGTCTCTGCACGGCACAGGACAGGACGCCCCGTCTGGCCTCAGCTTCTCCTGCCCGGGCTCGGTAAACGGCAGCGGACCCTGCACCACACGGTACCCGGGTGGATGAGAGACAGTCTAGCGGGTCGGTCGGCACCCACTAGACCTCTGCACGGAGCTCGGACCCGCGGGACGGAAGCGGCGCAAGTCACGGACGGACATGGCTTTGAAGATTGTCAAAGGGAGCATCGATCGGATGTTCGATAAAAATCTTCAGGATTTAGTACGTGGCATCAGGAATCACAAGGAAGATGAGGTAAAACGGACAACACGCAAACGCTGTCACCTGGGACACTTTAAATCAACTGTTCATGAATGTTTTTAAGTGCACTCGCAGTGTGAGGACCGTTATCGCTGGGTAGTTTAAAGCTAAGGCTACGTACGTTAACGTTAGGTAGCTGgtctgctagcattagcatcagctCAGTCATTGCAGCCGTTCATACAGACAAATGCTGCCGACTGGACTAtaactgctttgtttttataataGGCTATTCAATACAACCTGTTACTCACTTTGTATAAAAGAGagcgacagagagagaaacatttagCTGTCACGTTGCAAGCATTAATGTCCATTTCAGGGTTGTTACTGACAGCTAGGTCCCCTAGCTAACAGCTAGTTGTGAAGAGGAAGCAGACCGCTAGATTATCACAATTTATTAGGAGATTACTCTTCGGAAAAACTGAGATCCGACCTAGAGGGTAACGCGAGCACTCCTCCTGCTAGGACAATAATGCCGAATTTATCACTTATTGGCCTTCGAGGCTGATTTATTGTGGCGTCCTGCGATGTTGTTTGAGTCAAGTAAACCACAATAACGTGGCTCTGAATGGGCGGTGTGGTGCTCTAATATATCAAGTTAGGTTATAGTCACCCTGGATGTGTGTATTAAACTTGGATCACGTTAATTAGCAGCTCGTGATCACATCGGTGTCTAGTGATGTCATCCCTGTGACAGCTCTGTGGGTGATCAGACCCGAGTGGGTTGTTGGGGCCCTCCAGAAAACACTGTTTGGGGCAACAGCCATCTCCCAACATCACCCTGCTCTGTGTTGGTGGTGTCTGATCTTTTTGATGTAGTAAAATGTCTTTCAGGTAGTGAGAGAAGGTGGGTATGAAATCGGTTGTGCagagctgctgtgctgtgtaCACCTGCCACAAGCTGTAGGTAAAGTGTGAAATGTAGAGGTAGTGTGTACAACCTCTCTCTCAGTGTGGCAAGTTTGTCTTGGAACCAGAGGCTCGACTAGTCAGCTATAAACACGTTTAACTTGGATGTCATGTCACCTCTATTAAGACGTAAATCCAATCATCCTTATATGTGATTTGGGAAATAAGCATGTAGATCAGCTGTGTAATCCACCAGGGTTTGATCTTTTGATTCAGTGTGCGGTCTCACCTGTTCTCCATCGGTAACCCGACCTGTGCAGTCTAGATAAGGCGGTGGTTGCCCAGTCAACAGTGGACAGTTtgctgaaatattaatactgtgtgtgtgtgtactcctGAGCATGTGTCAACATTTTCCTGGCCAACCCACAGtttctcatgtttgtttttcacatgtgTGCTGAGTCTTTGCTCTCTCCATTCATTCACTCTCCCTCCCACGCATTTGGAACAGCAGACATACCGAAGAAAGGTGTTAAGGTGCCGTCGGTACAAGTTGGAGGATTGACAGTATGAATTTTGGGCATATTTGCTGTTGTCGTTTGATAAAAAGAACTTATGTGACACCAGTTAGGGGTCACATTAGCTCTTTGCTTGGAAAGTGAAGGCCTTCGAGATAATCTCCAATGTATGGGGAAACGTTGTCCATGGGTTGGCTTTGTGTCAACTATTCCAGTTATTTGACTGAAGTCTGAATTGGTGATTGTGGGAGAGGTTGATGGAgaagcactgtgtgtgtgtgtctggtgatAGTGTGTTAAACCCTCCCAGTCTGCCCTCCAGCTCTGCTAGCCACAGTCTCTCCAGGAGCAGCGGGCAGaaaccccctccccaccacctcctcctcctgtcactgTGCTGTCTCATGACCGTGCACACATGACCGGCACACTACTGCTCtacagagctgtgtgtgtttgctttgcaaGGTTGCTCCTCTCAACAATGATTTGCTGATTGCTTGCATTTAAACGTCTAGCTCGGCTTGTTCTCCGCCTCTGAATGAAATGTGTGGTCTGTTCTCACTGTTTTAGGAAATCTGTTGAATTATAGCAGGACTTGTAAGAGCTCATTCAGTCAGGCGTGATATTACTGGGAACGCTCATTTGTTAGAATGCTTTGATGGTTTGGAGAGCTCACCCGTAACCTTgcattaaataactaaattgtGCAGTTGGACTAGTACATCCTTTGCTTATGATCTTTATTTGTATGTGTTGGTCTAAAAGCATGGTCAGTTTGATTACGGTTTGAAAAAGGGGAATGTATTCAAGTGCATTCCAGCTATCAGGCCATGTACTATGATCTGATGGTGCCGTTCATTGCGTCACTAATGGCCATCAGGGGATGAACTGTTTAGACGACCGTAGtttttgacctgaaaaatgtaaTGCCCTCCCGTGTCAAGTGTCAGAGATGTGGCTAACGCTGGAAGCAATAAGCaatagaggagaggaagaagagtcTCAGCTTTGTAAAAGCAATACTCAGGCTCCACCTCTGCTGCGCTGGCAAGTGCCTTACATGGCAGTATCAAAAAgaccacatttttcctggtgcTGGTTAGCAGGCAGCATCCCTCTCTGGGTATCACTCCACTTAATCTGATCTGGTGTCTGTTGTTTGTCCTCTCCTTTGTCTGCCCTCAGGCCAAGTACATCTCCACATGCATCGACGAGATCAAGCAGGAGCTCAAGCAGGACAACATCGCTGTCAAAGCCAATGCTGTGTGCAAGCTCACCTACGTAAGATCTCTCACCCTCCATGGATTCTCTGGCTGTCGCGTCCGCTCTATACATAGACCCTGATGCACTTACAGATAGCACAATGTTTTTGACTCTCAGCGTAAGCTCAGCCCTGTTGTCTGTAGATGTGCAAAGACCGTGCGATTGATTTAGGTCATGATGCCAGCGTATTGATACAAATATGGCCATCAATTTAATATTCCACACCCAAGattaacaaagaaataaattaaacggATAAGACTTTATCCATAAGcaacacataataataaagtttgaaaTATGTCCCAATATATACActtaatattttatacattgTCATCTGAACACATAATTCAAGGAATTTAGACCAGCAAGGGAACCACCGACTATCACAAACTGGTTCCACTCCACAAGTGTAGCACATTATGTTGACACGCACACAGTGGAGAAATCTGTCTGGCTGTGATTACCGAAAAAGAGGACTACACAGAGACATCTGTCTTCATGTATTATCAAAGACAAGAGAGGATAACGCTGAATCAAAGCCTTCATGAGGGTCAAACAGAGGCACCCTGTTAGCTACGTGATATTTTTTACATAACAGGTACAAGGCCACATGTTTCATAGCCAAAGATTCATCACTATACAGCGATGTAGATATCCAGCAACCAACACTGTGCACTGTGTTTAAATGACATCACTCTTTCTATTTATAGTTAAGTACACATATAGGTTTATATGTCTCCACTGACTTGGCATTTGTGCTCACTTTGAGAGCTTCCAACTCATTTCTGTTGGTGTCTCTGTACACCACAGGAACAGCTCCTCCTTTTACTCACCATCtatctctgtctcctctgtgcAACAGCTTCAGATGCTGGGCTATGATGTCAGCTGGGCCGCTTTCAACATCGTTGAAGTCATGAGTTCCTCCAAGTTCACATACAAGGTACAACTGGAATATCGCGATAAATCTTGGAAAGTATGGTTTGgacagaaatgttaataagaTAGCTGAGATGTTCTTTTGAAGAAGTTTAATTCTGGTGACAGATGTTGACTTTAGGAATCCACATAGATACACATCCATAAATGGTACACTGTGCTGTAAATCCCTGCAGAGCTGATGAATGTCAGTAATAACGTAAATTAATCAGaatatgtgtttatttctgtttgcttCTCCCTCTGCAGAGGATTGGCTACCTGGCAGCCTCGCAGTGCTTTCATGAGAGCACAGATGTCATCATGCTGACCACCAATCAGATTCGAAAGGTCAGTGATGCAATTTTTTCGTACTTCATGTGAGCATCAACTTCTATCACACAACCTTTTCCGtctgattgatttttttctttctatgttTTACCCTTTCTCTCCAGGATCTCAGCAGCCCCAACCAGTATGACACAGGCGTTGCCCTCACTGGGCTGTCGTGTTTTGTGACCCCTGATCTGGCTCGGGACCTGGCCAATGACATCATGACACTGGTGAGTCATGGAGAGCTTTTAGGACAGCGCtatcttcttctgctctttaatGCAGCAGATAATATATCCAgaatattacattaaaaaaaaaaaaagtttttcatctCAAACAGTTTGAACACAACTGTCTTTGCTGTTTTTCTCCGTAGATGTCCCACACTAAACCTTACATCAGGAAGAAAGCTGTGTTGATTATGTACAAGGTGTTCCTGAAATACCCAGAGTCCCTGCGCCCAGCTTTCCCCAGGCTCAAGGAGAAACTGGAGGACCCAGATCCAGGTATCAGGAAACACGCTACTCAATTTACTGTCATGAACGAGAAAATGAACAgtcttttgctgctgtttttggttGTGGGTTTATTTTTATCCGTGTGTACTATTTCTAATTTGAGTTAAATCATGGACAGAGTTGGAACACCTGGGGACAAGCATTCTCTGTTACCTGAACCCCATCAATTATTCAGCAACGAAGAATATGAGATTAAGGGAGGCTGAGTTGCGATACTGCCAGGGCTGTTTGGCAATATTGTTGCACAGACAAAATCATCTTAACTTGAACTGTGCCAGTGGTCTCATACAAATTTATGTCATTaagatattctttttttttttactagtttCAGTGTGATGTAGGTTACAATAAATATACACGTTCTCAACTTGAAATGTTAACCACGTTAtaataatgtgatttttttgttgtatatGCCGTCACTACACATTGAATCGTGAATTGcaattttttggttttattcaaATAGATTATCTTTTGCCCTTTCTATTTCcagattaattattatttccgAGTACTATTTGTTGCTGTCTAACATGTTTGTTCCCTCTTCAGGCGTCCAGTCAGCAGCGGTAAATGTTATCTGTGAGCTGGCTCGGAGAAATCCCAAGAACTACCTGTCTCTGGCCCCACTTTTCTTCAAACTCATGACCTCCTCCACTAACAACTGGGTTCTCATTAAGATCATCAAGCTGGTGAGTCCGCAACACGCACAAACTGCCTTAAATTTATTTAGGTACATGTATTGTTCTATTTGTTCTGTCATTCATATGGAacttcttttacattttagactatatatagaaatatatatagatatatagaatatatatagaaatgtcTCTTTATTTAATTGGTCCTGTTCTCTGTCTCATACTCATCAAAAGGAGAAATACTTAGTAAATCATGATACGTTGTCTCCAAATTGCTAATTTAATACATTAAGGAACATGTGCAGTGTTTGCAACAATATTCACATTTGTTGACTTTAAGgaaaataaacttattttatccaCAGTTTGGCGCTCTCACACCTCTGGAGCCACGGCTGGGGAAGAAGCTGATCGAGCCTTTGACTAACCTAATCCACAGgtaaaatgaaattatgatCTTGTCCGTAGAAGGTAAAAACTGTCATGAAAGCATCAATAATAATTTCGACCTCCTCTCTGTTCCTCCCCCATCCTCATCTCTCTCACAGTACCTCTGCCATGTCTCTGCTGTATGAATGTGTCAACACTGTAATTGCAGGTCAGTACTGGTGTTCTGTGGGCAGCGCTCGGGTCCCACTCAACATAGCTTGTGTTTGGTATTATAGTTCATGCCGAAGATTTTCAAAGTTACTCATAATTTAAAACgctattttgtattttattctatatatttGTGGCATGTCTTTTTAGGTGTGTGATTTATTGTCTGCATCAAGAAATGTGATTATAATTTGGTTCATATCCATAAAAGTAGGAGTATATAGCAAAATACTCATTAAAGCTCTTGCAGATTTGGTTGGATGATTAAGAGGTTTTCGTGTACAAATCCCAGTCTTGTCACTTTGTCATGTTACGTTGACATTCAGGTTGAACTGCCTCTTTGTCCTTCATTGCAGTGCTGATTTCTCTGTCTTCTGGGATGCCTAACCACAGTGCTAGTATCCAGGTAAGCCTCTCATGTCCCATCCTCCATCTGTTTCATGTGGTTAGAAGCAGATTTTAACCCTTTCCACTCCAGTTAAATCACAGTGCATGCTTTCACAAATCTGTCTGATCAAATCTATGCTCAATAGAAAATGTCAAACTGGCTACAAAGACTCAGAAAAGCTTTCAGTCCTTGTGACTGTCAGTAATGCATGAAAAGGACATTTTTCTCCATCTAACGTAGGACCCCCACTTCAGTTTGCCACATTTACTGTGTGTTCCTTGAAATGTTCTCGTATGACAAGACTGAAACTGGTGTGGAAAGGTTTACTTGGGTGTTAACGGCTCTGtttctctcctgctctctctctgtttctctccctcccgCAGCTCTGTGTGCAGAAACTGCGAATCCTGATAGAAGACTCGGACCAGAACTGTGAGCCCTCTGTCAATGCCTGCAGTGTGTCATTTTCTCATTGTCTGCGTGTTTCTGACTGTGGAACAGTCCACCCTTTTAGACGACGATAATTTAGAGCCCCTGACTCTGGATAACTCGAACATTATTACCTTTTCATACCCAAGCAGACGGCCTGCTTGGAATACCACTGCACTGAAGTCCTGTCCATCTCTTTACCACAAAACCAAATCATGTATGACTGAGAAAACTCACAGCCAACAGTGGATGTTCCACTTAGTTGCTTTTGTTGGCCAACAGGCTGATAGAGCTTAGCTCTGTAAATACAGTCTCACACAAACAGTTGGAATTTAGGTATCTGCATCCACCAATTCGAGTTATCTGGACCTCCATCCATAGATAGTCGTGTCTGTTGAGTAGAGTATAGATGTCTGGTCTTAATAGAGCAGTTTGTGAATCCGTGGCTTAAGGTTTTGTTTATCCTTTCACAGCTCTTCTTGTTCGCTGCTTCACAGAGGGGGAGTCGTGGTGttgtggttagagaagcagctttgggaccaAAAGCAGAGGTCCATGTTTGAGGCCTATCATTTTTAAACATGGTTTATACTCTCCCCCAAGTAAATACATTACAAATTGTTGAATAAAAACTGTGGCAGACTTGCAGTACCATATATAAGGCTTCAGATGTACTGCATGTAGCTAAGATGGGAACCTTAAGTCAGTGATTTAGATGCATTGTGTGTGCATGGAATGACTAGATGGTGAGAAAACTTCAGCTGAAGCCAGTGTGTCGACAACAATCTTTGATACACGTGGCTGTTGCACACAATCTGGTCTTTTCCCACAACGTACCACTGAACGGCCATTCCCACTTCTCCACTGCTGAACTCTCGCCTTCTTCCCCTTTCACTATGCGGCTGACTATCCAACAAAAGCACAACAGACTAAAGGGAAATAAGCTGGTAGTGTCTGTTGTCAGCGTCTGTAGTCGCACCGAGGCCACATCCCAGGTCATTTCTGTATTCGCTGCAGCGATCAGCCCTCCTCACCTGAAGGTCACTACCACACACCTTCATTGATCCGGGAACCTGAGAGACATTAGTCTCTGTCAGATTAGATGATGGACAGAGCGCAGTGAGTTAGCAGATTTGTGGattctatttgtttatttattttttaaacgtTCTGGTGAGCCAGTAGGATGAGCTGCCAGAGACAAAggataaagtaaaacaaaatccaTTGTGTGTTGTCCCgtgtacatgtttgtgtgtcctttCCATCgttctgtgttttatgtttctttcctttttgatatttatttattcaatttcagagagtttttagttttagagtttaATGCAGTGAAGGTTAGAATATGATTAATACATGTATGTAGTTGTTACTGATCatgaacattttctgtatacACACACTAAGGATTTTTTATGGTTTAAAAAACTAAGAAATATTGTACCAGCTGTGTAGGTACCAGTTGTACCAGTCATATTCAAGTAAGAACAGCGAGGTTTATGAGTTAATGTCATTACAATGAATAGTAAGAAATCTACTTGGTAGACTTTGGAGAGACAAGGGCTGCTTGTAACTCTGCTGTTACGTACGCTGAAgccatgtgtgttcatgtatttGTGTAGTGAAGTACCTAGGCCTGCTGGCCATGTCAAAGATCCTGAAGACCCACCCCAAGTCAGTGCAGTCTCACAAGGACCTTATCCTCCAGTGTCTGGATGATAAGGATGAATCCATCCGTCTGAGAGCTCTGGACCTGCTCTATGGCATGGTATGgagtaaaaaaaagttgattttaACATCACGACAACTGTGGTTTACTTATTGTACAGTTAAAATACTGTTTAAGCTGTAAATCCCTGCACTCACTCGGTTTTTATAACTTTTTTGTGATAAACAGGAAATTTGTATGAATAGGATTATAAATTGTCAAAACTAAATTGTGCAGTTTTTGTTCATACTTTGGGGCTGATCTCTGCTCTCTCCAGGTATCCAAGAAGAACTTGATGGAGATTGTTAAGAAGCTGATGCTGCACGTGGACAAAGCAGAAGGAACCACCTACAGAGATGAACTGCTCACCAAGATCATCGACATCTGCAGCCAGAGCAACTACCAGTACATCACCAACTTTGAATGGTCTGTTAACTCCACAACAGCATCGTCTCATGTTTCACTGTGAAATATGTGTGTGATgacattttctcctcttcataTCTGCCTGACAGGTACATCAGTATCCTGGTGGAGCTGACCCGATTAGAGGGTACGCGGCACGGCCACCTCATTGCCTCTCAGATGCTTGATGTGGCCATTCGGGTCAAAGCCATCCGAGTCTTTGCCGTCGCTCAGATGGCCACTCTGCTGGACAACGCCCACCTGCTGACAGGCAACATGCAGCGAAATGGCATCTGTGAGGTGTTGTATGCTGCAGCATGGATCTGCGGCGAGTTCTCAGAGTAAGCAGAGTTTTCCCATTGTGGTTCATCAAGTAGGGACGGGTTCTGATAGATGGATCCATTTTGTTAAAATACGTTGGTTCAGGCATTCATGCTTTAGACGttctgttaaaagtttgaaagtCGACAAAACAGTTGGAATGTGGGAATTTCCACCGTGTTGTTAGTTTCTATGACTTCTGTAACTttagcacaacacaacaaaaaaagtgatCAAGCCTTATAACCCCTCAGCAGAGCAGAATGATTTGGGTTTTAAAGTCAGTtacaatactttttgtttgcaTGATGGTTCTTTAAGTCTGAGTTTCAGCCCTTAAACCACATTTAAAATTAGCCATGTCATTAATCTAATTAGAATAGGCTAGATTCTTAAACATTAagctacatatatatttttttttaaagttttttgagccaagtgaaattattttgtaaCTACTGGTTTACACTCAGCACCAAACACCTTGAAAAAACAGGttaaacatgtaaacagttaaatatAAAGACAGAGTgtattaagataagataatcatTCCTTTGTCCCACAGTAGGATATCCTTTGTTCTGAGCTGCTTAACAATAAATCCACAAGGAAATGAATGACAACTTGATTCAAATACTTTGTTAGCCCTGACCTGGCAGCGTAGCCCAGCCCAAATACACTCACTGTGTCTTTCACCACCATATGTTCACCCTATGTGTAACACTTGCTGCATTAGCCACCTTTAACTTTCGTCTGCAGTGCTGCCCCAATACTGTATTTGTGACCTACCAGAGAGTAAAGCGTAACCAACCAGTGATAACAGAAATCCCTCCTTGTCTTCTCAGACACCTGGAGAACCCGATGCAGACGTTGGAGGCCATGCTGCGGCCCAAGGTGGCCACCCTACCAGGCCACATCCAGGCGGTGTATGTGCAGAACGCAGCTAAGCTGTTTGCCACCGTGCTGAAAAGCCAGGAGGGGAACACGGACGCCACAGCCGCACAGGAAACCAGCCAGCTGATGATAGATAGGCTACCGTTGTTTGTCCAGAGCGCCAACCTTGAGGTGCAGGAGAGGGTAAGACAGATGAGgaataatggacttgtctctttcttttttcctccccaagCCCTAATTGAAATGTTGACCTTTAACTTGAGGATCACAAGATTATCCCGTACACACCAGTCAGATAAATAACACACTCCCTTTTCTCCTGTGCTCAGGCGTCTTGCATTCTTCAGCTGGTCAAGTATATtcagaaactgcagcagaagGACGTAGAAGTAGCAGAAGAAGTCAGCGCGCTGTTTGCTGGTGAGCTCAACCCTGTGGCCCCCAAGGCACAGAAGAAGGTGCCTGTTCCTGAAGGGTGAGTTTGCTCAGTGCAAGAGGGAACTTTTGGAAAATcctaaatatttgtttttaccatTCTGGCACAGCAGCACGAGTAACTGACGCAGCATTCATACTCTGTGTCTGCcgccgtgtttgtttgtgtagccTGGACCTGGATGCTTGGATCAATGAGCCTCCATCTGAAAGTGAGTCTGAGGATGAGCAGCCCAAGGCTATTTTTACCAAGGAGGAGCCCAAACCGTCCCGTCCCCGTCACACAGAGGTGGACGAGAAAGAACTGGCAAGGGTACGCTTCCTAATGATCGTAACACtatgaaaatgaacagaacaaTGGTTTACACTTTACtgcatgtgaaaataaacactAGCACCTAATGCCACTTTCAAGGTAAATGGTGAAGATATAAACAAACCTGTATAACGGAGACAAGACCATGTCTAATGTAGCCATGATCACGTAGTCATTGTTTCAACAAGCAATGTTAACCTTCTCTGAGTTGTGCTGTGAGTAAACCTTGGTCCCCATGTGGATTCCTGCTCATGCTATAACTGAGGTAGGCTGATCCTCATGGATtaatttgtgttgctgtttttcatttccagAGGAGAGAAGCTAGAAAGCAAGAGCAAGCCAACAACCCATTCTACATCAAGGCCTCACCGTCCTCTCAGAAGGCAGGTTCACCAGTTCACCAGTTCCCACATTTCATattagttgtatttttttgtttttcagtagaTAATTATACATGTAGTCATG
Coding sequences within:
- the ap3d1 gene encoding AP-3 complex subunit delta-1 isoform X4, with product MALKIVKGSIDRMFDKNLQDLVRGIRNHKEDEAKYISTCIDEIKQELKQDNIAVKANAVCKLTYLQMLGYDVSWAAFNIVEVMSSSKFTYKRIGYLAASQCFHESTDVIMLTTNQIRKDLSSPNQYDTGVALTGLSCFVTPDLARDLANDIMTLMSHTKPYIRKKAVLIMYKVFLKYPESLRPAFPRLKEKLEDPDPGVQSAAVNVICELARRNPKNYLSLAPLFFKLMTSSTNNWVLIKIIKLFGALTPLEPRLGKKLIEPLTNLIHSTSAMSLLYECVNTVIAVLISLSSGMPNHSASIQLCVQKLRILIEDSDQNLKYLGLLAMSKILKTHPKSVQSHKDLILQCLDDKDESIRLRALDLLYGMVSKKNLMEIVKKLMLHVDKAEGTTYRDELLTKIIDICSQSNYQYITNFEWYISILVELTRLEGTRHGHLIASQMLDVAIRVKAIRVFAVAQMATLLDNAHLLTGNMQRNGICEVLYAAAWICGEFSEHLENPMQTLEAMLRPKVATLPGHIQAVYVQNAAKLFATVLKSQEGNTDATAAQETSQLMIDRLPLFVQSANLEVQERASCILQLVKYIQKLQQKDVEVAEEVSALFAGELNPVAPKAQKKVPVPEGLDLDAWINEPPSESESEDEQPKAIFTKEEPKPSRPRHTEVDEKELARRREARKQEQANNPFYIKASPSSQKVYQEAPGVEHIPVVQIDLSVPLKVPGLPMSDQYVKLEEERRQKERAEKKKKEKKKRKEKRSGRGKKHDSGPESEEDITPAHMVDIVTEEMPENALPSDDDDKDPNDPHKALDIDLDNLVETAGRRPLADSEKLPVRSHRAAEAPKSPAEDGEMDAAPQETKKKSSKEKKEKKKDKDRERKKSKDDKKKKKHKHEQKEEDLLGGQGDEPVVQSQESSEVAAPPTSTSAEVSDLDFWLSNAPVPTNTQEVATVAAAAAEAAPVAEAPSGTAPDSEPDEPKDTEMEETKSSKHKKKKQKKEKEEKEKKKKKKHHHHRHHSDGGGEESVQNGTVEEEEPLPPMSNYCLLAENSYIKMVYDIQGNLQDGSQVVVSVIFENKCDSFLKSMEFNVLDSLNSKLQRPEGSGPHDGLTVPFQLPPGVSNEARFVFTVQSIVMPQKLKGTLTFIVKNEDSSTHEKLDFKLHFTCTSYLITTPCYSDAFAKLLESGDLKCSSVRLEGVNMPFHHLLARICFHHHFSVVERIDSCASMYSRSIQGHHVCLLVKTSAQTVSIDAKCDEPTLLGNVLDEIKQTFSQC
- the ap3d1 gene encoding AP-3 complex subunit delta-1 isoform X8, which gives rise to MALKIVKGSIDRMFDKNLQDLVRGIRNHKEDEAKYISTCIDEIKQELKQDNIAVKANAVCKLTYLQMLGYDVSWAAFNIVEVMSSSKFTYKRIGYLAASQCFHESTDVIMLTTNQIRKDLSSPNQYDTGVALTGLSCFVTPDLARDLANDIMTLMSHTKPYIRKKAVLIMYKVFLKYPESLRPAFPRLKEKLEDPDPGVQSAAVNVICELARRNPKNYLSLAPLFFKLMTSSTNNWVLIKIIKLFGALTPLEPRLGKKLIEPLTNLIHSTSAMSLLYECVNTVIAVLISLSSGMPNHSASIQLCVQKLRILIEDSDQNLKYLGLLAMSKILKTHPKSVQSHKDLILQCLDDKDESIRLRALDLLYGMVSKKNLMEIVKKLMLHVDKAEGTTYRDELLTKIIDICSQSNYQYITNFEWYISILVELTRLEGTRHGHLIASQMLDVAIRVKAIRVFAVAQMATLLDNAHLLTGNMQRNGICEVLYAAAWICGEFSEHLENPMQTLEAMLRPKVATLPGHIQAVYVQNAAKLFATVLKSQEGNTDATAAQETSQLMIDRLPLFVQSANLEVQERASCILQLVKYIQKLQQKDVEVAEEVSALFAGELNPVAPKAQKKVPVPEGLDLDAWINEPPSESESEDEQPKAIFTKEEPKPSRPRHTEVDEKELARRREARKQEQANNPFYIKASPSSQKVYQEAPGVEHIPVVQIDLSVPLKVPGPTGLPMSDQYVKLEEERRQKERAEKKKKEKKKRKEKRSGRGKKHDSGPESEEDITPAHMVDIVTEEMPENALPSDDDDKDPNDPHKALDIDLDNLVETAGRRPLADSEKLPVRSHRAAEAPKSPAEDGEMDAAPQETKKKSSKEKKEKKKDKDRERKKSKDDKKKKKHKHEQKEEDLLGGQGDEPVVQSQESSEVAAPPTSTSAEEVATVAAAAAEAAPVAEAPSGTAPDSEPDEPKDTEMEETSSKHKKKKQKKEKEEKEKKKKKKHHHHRHHSDGGGEESVQNGTVEEEEPLPPMSNYCLLAENSYIKMVYDIQGNLQDGSQVVVSVIFENKCDSFLKSMEFNVLDSLNSKLQRPEGSGPHDGLTVPFQLPPGVSNEARFVFTVQSIVMPQKLKGTLTFIVKNEDSSTHEKLDFKLHFTCTSYLITTPCYSDAFAKLLESGDLKCSSVRLEGVNMPFHHLLARICFHHHFSVVERIDSCASMYSRSIQGHHVCLLVKTSAQTVSIDAKCDEPTLLGNVLDEIKQTFSQC